A genomic region of Lonchura striata isolate bLonStr1 chromosome 8, bLonStr1.mat, whole genome shotgun sequence contains the following coding sequences:
- the LOC110484588 gene encoding caspase-10: protein MENNISLKFHQQLFLISESLVTEDVAALKFLCTDLLHLSRLEGVKLATDIFKLLMAQEYLNAEDTFLLAELLYRIRCHSLLKKIGYTKEKVQEHLSEKGRISPYRQMLYELAENITSDMLKEIIFLLQNHLPKGWIIPSALDLLTLLEKQGLLTTDNVKILEEVCMTVSPDLLETINCYKKGKDNKKTNFTQSFSELNLELRGEFSNVENEPKPERLRSYKMDGPHRGFCLIINNVNFGSSQRMGSYKDAEQLERVFTWLGLDVRTRTNLTSGEIINLMKTWQHEQDHKDRNCFICCILSHGKSGAIFGTDYRPVSIRMLMSHFTAKQCPQLAAKPKLFFIQACQGDKIQDPVYVYSDGPTPDLSSMQERVSLSESIPEEADFLLGMATVDGCVSFRHVQEGSWYIQALCSKLQLLVPRGEDILSILTQVNEDVARRESPSGEKKQMPQPAYTLRRKFIFPIPMSPPPSEQHQCF, encoded by the exons ATGGAGAATAATATCAGCTTGAAGTTCCATCAGCAGCTTTTTCTTATTAGTGAAAGTCTGGTGACTGAAGATGTAGCAGCTTTAAAATTTCTCTGTACTGACTTGCTCCACCTCAGTAGACTAGAAGGTGTGAAGTTAGCAACAGACATCTTCAAGCTCCTTATGGCTCAAGAATATCTGAATGCAGAAGATACTTTCCTACTAGCTGAACTCTTATATAGAATTAGATGTCACTCCTTGCTCAAGAAAATTGGTTACACCAAGGAGAAAGTACAAGAACATCTGAGTGAGAAGGGAAGAATATCTCCATACAG GCAGATGCTGTATGAATTGGCAGAGAACATCACCAGTGACATgttgaaggaaataattttcctcCTGCAAAACCATCTTCCAAAGGGATGGATAATTCCT TCTGCTTTGGATTTGCTGACTTTATTGGAAAAGCAGGGCCTTTTAACTACAGACAATGTAAAGATACTGGAGGAGGTCTGTATGACTGTTTCACCTGATCTCCTGGAGACAATAAACTGctacaaaaagggaaaag ATAACAAGAAAACTAATTTTACACAAAGCTTCTCTGAGCTAAACCTGGAGCTGCGTGGAGAATTCAGCAATGTAGAAAATGAACCCAAG CCTGAAAGATTGAGAAGCTACAAAATGGATGGGCCACACAGAGGATTTTGTCTCATTATTAATAATGTTAACTTCGGTAGTTCTCAGAGGATGGGTTCTTACAAAGATGCTG AGCAACTGGAGAGAGTGTTCACATGGCTTGGTCTGGATGTGAGGACTCGCACAAATCTGACATCTGGAGAGATAATAAATCTCATGAAAACTTGGCAGCATGAGCAAGATCACAAAGACAGGAACTGTTTTATATGTTGTATTCTATCTCATGGAAAGTCAGGAGCAATCTTTGGGACAGATTACAGACCTGTGTCAATCCGCATGCTTATGTCCCACTTCACTGCCAAACAATGTCCCCAGCTGGCTGCAAAACCCAAACTCTTCTTTATCCAAGCATGCCAGGGTGACAAGATACAAGATCCTGTCTATGTTTATAGTGATGGACCAACTCCTGACTTGTCTTCCATGCAAGAGAGAGTTTCTCTTTCTGAAAGTATTCCCGAGGAGGCTGATTTCCTCCTAGGCATGGCCACAGTTGATGGATGTGTCTCTTTCCGGCACGTTCAAGAGGGCAGTTGGTATATTCAGGCCCTCTGCAGCAAGCTACAATTGTTGGTACCAAG GGGTGAAGATATTTTGTCAATTCTTACACAAGTTAATGAAGATGTGGCCAGACGTGAGAGCCCTTCAGGGGAAAAGAAGCAAATGCCTCAACCAGCATATACcttaagaagaaaatttatattCCCAATACCAATGTCCCCTCCTCCTTCAGAGCAACATCAGTGCTTTTAA